Genomic segment of Helicobacteraceae bacterium:
CGTTATTTTCGCCTTTAAGTAGCGACTCCAATCCCAAACGGCTACCGCCAAGCGGCGCGGAGAGCCACAGATCGTCGCCAATTTTCGCGCCGTCGCGGGAGACAAACCGAGCCGTAGTTCCAAGTATCGCGCCGCCGAGCTGAACGCGATCGCAACGCGACAGATTGCCGCCAGTAAGGGCGACGTTAAACTCGTCGAGCGCAAGCGCCATTCCGTCGTATAGCTCGATCAGCCAACTTTCGTTTAAATCGGGCGGAAAGCCTATAGAGACGTTGAACCACTTAGGCGCGCCGCCGCAGGCGAGAATATCGCTTACATTAGCGGCAATCAGTTTATAGCCGATTCCGCGCGGCGGAAAATCGCGTTTGAAATGGACGTTTTCGCGCAGATCGTCGTTGCTAATCAGCAAAAGCTCGTCGCCGATCGTCACGCAAGCGCAATCGTCGCCGATACCGCGTATTACGCCGCCGCCTCGCGGTTTAAGACGCTTAGCCAATCTATTTATAATATCAAACTCGTTGCTCGCGCGCATAGCGGCAGAATGCCATTGTCGAGCTTAAACGCCGGTTTGTTAGAATGTAACAAAACGCGAGGATAAATCTATGAGCGAAACAAACGAGCGCAAAAATAAGCAGTCCCTACCTAAGCGAATGTTCCTGCTGGCTATACAGGGAATCTTGACCATATTTCCGCTTGTCGTTACTATCTATCTTGTCTATTGGTTTACCACCTCCGTCGAAAGCGGCATTCACAAGCTGCTAAACCTGATATTTCCAAGCGTCGATTATTTTCCCGGACTTGGCATAATCGTTGGGCTTGCGGCGTTGCTCGGCGTAGGCTGGCTGGTGAACGCCTATTTTATCCGTAGGCTAATCAAGCTCGGCGAAACGATTTTAGAGCGCATTCCCGTAGTCAAAACCGTTTTTGTAGGGCTGCGCGATTTTGTCGGATTTATGTCAACCACAAAAAAACAGACCGACGGCTCGGCGGTTTTGGTTACGATCGGCGATAAAAAGTTTATCGGCTTCATTACCGATCACAACGCGGGCAAAACGTTGGGGACGGGCGATCCCGATTTGGTGGGCGTATATATGCCGCTTGGTTATATGATCGGCGGTTATGTCGTTTACGTCGATCGAAACGAGTTGACGCGCCTAACCATCGGTTCGGAAGAGGCTATGCGGATCGCGCTGACCGGCGGTATGACGGCGGAAAAAAGCGAAAAATAACGGAACGGCTATTGCTTCCCGACGGCAACTTAGCGTTAGGAAGGTTTAATGCGAAACCTTGTCGCCATTGGGGCGTTAGCGATCCTGTTGCGCGGCGAGGAGATCGCGCGTTTTAATCTGCCGCTCGCGAAGCCGTTTAGCGGCGAAGCGCAAACGCTTCAATCTAAAAAAGACGATTTCGCCCGCGTAACCTACAACGACTCTTTTTTAACGTTCGTAAAAACTTACGCCAACGCGCCGATCGAACACGAGCGGCTTAAAGCGGTAACGCTTGCGATGATGATGCTGGAGTCCGGGCGCGGCTCGTCTGATTTGGCAAAGAAATTCAACAACTACGGCGGCTTGAAATACCGCCGAGAGATGGCTTCGCTCGCGCAAAAGATACGTTATAACGCGTCGGACGGCTACGATTATTATTGCGAGTTTGACTCGGTAGAGGCGTTTATCGGGGGCTTCTGGGCGTTTTTAGATCGCAAACCTTACGAGGGGTGGCGCAAAAAGGCGCTTAGCGAAGAGGAGTTTTTGGCGTTTATCGCGCCGATCTACTGCCCGTATAATAAAAATTACGCGACGCAGGTAACGTCGCTAATTCCGGAAGCGCGCGCGCTGTTAGACAGATACAAAAGCGACAACGCGCGTTTCGCTATGACAAAAACGCTAAAGAACTTCTAATAGCTCTAAGGGTTTTTGGATCGCTCGATCGGCAAATTCGCCTTTTTTTCCGTAGCCCCACGCGGCAAATACGCCGGTTATGCCCGCCGCGTCCGCCGCTTTCATATCTTTGACGCTATCGCCTAAAAATACCGCCTCTTTAGTATCTCCTTTTATGCTTTGTAACGTCAGATTGAGCATATCGGGCGCCGGTTTCGGATTTGCGACGCAATCCGCGCCGACTATCGCCGTAAAATAACGCGAAACGCCCGCGTAATCGAGCATCTTTCGCGCGAACGCGCTTGTGGCGTTTGTGGCTACCCCCATTTTCACGCGCCGATCGTTTAGCGTTTTCAATAGCGCGGCTATCCCGTCGTATAGCCTCAGATCGTTTAGGCACGCTTTTTCGTAATGCGTTTTAAAAACTTTATGATCCGCCGCGTTCGCGTCGTCGCCGTAAAAGTTTTTAATCGATTGAAAGGTAAGCGCGTTGACGTTTTCGATAATATCCGCGCGGCTTAGCGCCGACAAGCCTTTGCGCGCTCTTACGTAGTTGATCGACGAGCCGATATTGTCTTTGCTATCGACAAGCGTGCCGTCTAGATCGAATATAACGATTGATTTCATACCGCAATAATAGCCAACGTTTAACGCCGCTTCAATTAGGCGGATAAATTGTAGAAATCAAACGACGCTCGCGCGGTCAAAAAAAACGCGCGCCGCCCGATCGCTCGCTAAGCGCCCACTCGATAACGGCGCTCGGCGGCGCTTTGGCTAATTTCTTTGGCGGCGAAAAACCTAGAAAAATTAGCGCGGCGACAAGCGTTTGCGAAGCGTTATCAACCCCGATCGCTTTGGCTAAGTTTTGCTTGGATAGCTTCGCGCCGTCGAGTCCGATCGCCAAAGGCAGGTGCGCGTAAGAGGGCGACGAGTAGCTAAGCGCGCGCCGCAGATATATTTGACGCGGCGTAGAATCTAGCAGATCGCGCCCGCGAACAATCTCCGTTATGCCGCTGAACTCGTCGTCTATTACTACCGCGAGTTGATATGTCGGCTCGTTATTCGCATTAAACAGGACAAAATCGCCGACGTCTTTTCGCAGGTTTTGGCATAAGCGCCCGCACAAGCGATCGTTAAACTCAATTGTTTCGTCCGTAACGCGAAGGCGCAAAGCGGCGTTGGCGCCGCCGTTTTTAGCGAGGCATACCGGCGGGTGAACGCCGCCAAACGCAAGCAGATCGGCGCGAGAGCAGCGGCAGGGATAAACCAGATCGCCTAGCGAAACGATCGCCTCGCGGTAGGCTTCGATCCGTTTGCTTTGGTATAGGATTTCACCGTCCCATATAAGCGCGCAAGCCTCTAACTGCCGTAAAATCTCCGCGTCAGCCCCTTTGATCGTTCGCGCTTGATCTATATCTTCCATTCTAACGAGCCACTTTCCGCCGCGCGATTTCGCGCTTATGTAGCTTCCCAGCGCCGCGATCAGCGATCCGAAATGCATCGCGCCGCTTGGCGTGGGCGCGAAACGTCCGATTACGCTATGCGAGGCGTTTTCTATTGGCTACCACCGATCGCCAAAACGCCAGCAAGATAAACGCGGCGCTAATCGTGCCGGTAACGAATTCGCCCACGTGCCAAAAAATTTTAGCGAGCATAATAAGCGCCAGCGCGAAGATCGCGTAATACGCGCCGTGTTCGAGGTAGCGATATTCGGCAAGCGTTCCTTTGCGGACGAGAAATAGCGTGATCGAGCGCACAAACAACGCGCCGACGCCAAGCCCCAGCATAATCACAAATATATTTTCGCTCAAAGCAAACGCGCCTACCACTCCGTCGAGCGAGAAACTAGCGTCAAGCGTTTCGAGATACATAAAGCCGATCGCTCCGTTTCTAACGCCGCCGTTAGTCGAGAGTAGCGCGTCCGCTTTGTGGATAATTTCGTAGAGTAACACGCCGAAAAAATACGCGATCCCAATCGACGCGTCCTTAGTAACGTATAACAAAATCATACCGCCGAGCGTGGAGAAAATCAGCGAAATAGTGTTGATCTGCTTAGCCATTCGCACAAAACGGTTGTTTTCCCAGAACTCAAGCCAATGCACTTTGCGCGAATTGTCAAAATAAAAGCTCTGCGCTACCATAAGCAAAAACGCGCCGCCAAAGGCGAATATCAGATCTTCGCCGCCCTTTAACTCTTCGGCGTAGCGCCCCGGATCGCTAAAAGCGTAAGCGAAAGTCTGCCAAAGCGTCATCGAGCTAACCGCCCACACAAGCGCGACGGGGATTAAAAAGCGCATGCCAAACACGGCGATCGGAATACCCCATACGATAAAACGCCGTCGCCATATAGGGTCCATTTGCAATAGTATTTTCGCGTTCACCACCGCGTTGTCAAACGACAGAGAAACCTCCAAAAGCGTCAGTAGCGCCACGACGTAAAGTCCTGAAACGCCCCAGAAAATTAGCGCGGCGATCAGCGCGATCGCAAGGGCTAGATACGAACCCCAAAAGTGTTTAATCATTGAAATACTTGCCCGCCTCGTTTAACGTTTTTTCGTAAATCTCGTCGAAATCGCGCCCGAATACGCGCGCGTTCGCGATCGTAGTGATGAAGTTTGTATCGCCGATCCAGCGCGGAACAAGATGCAGATGAATATGCTCCGAAATACCCGCGCCGCCCGCGACTCCAAGATTCATTCCCATATTAACCCCTTTGGCGCCCATACGCTCTTTTAGCAATCGAACGCCTTGCCGCGCAAGATAGGAGATACGCAGCCAAGCGCTTGCCTCTAGCTCCTCTAAAGCGTCGGTATGTTTATGCGGGATAATCATAAAATGACCCGGCGCGTATGGATACAGATTCATCACGATAAAACAAGCCTCGTCGCGATATAACACGCGGTTTTGGCGATCGTTTTCAGGGCGCGAGGAGATGTCGCAAAACGCGCAACCGTTTGGTTTAGACAGATGATAACCGCTTCGCCACGGCGCGTAAAGACGATCCATTTATTGCCTCAAAAGCGCTACTTAAAGCCTAAGCATAACAAAACGGAGCTATGTAGCGGCGACGTTGACGAATATAGCGCGACCGCAAAAAAACTAAGCGATAAGCCGAGTAACTTTGGCAAACGAAAAATATAGACGAGCGACCGCTTTAATCGGCGCGGGCTATCGGTAAAAACGCCGACGCGTTAAAGGACGAATTAACGCGGCGGCGGCGCGACATAGCGCTTTTAGCGTAACCGTCGTTTTAGCTTTGTTTGTTAAACTGCCGTTATGCGCGAGTTTGTAATATCGATCCTTAACGCCTGCAAAAGCCTGCTGCCCATTATCGGCGTGATCGTTTTTTTTCAGCTTGTAGTTTTTACGGCGGTTCCCGAAAACCTTAGCTCCATCGCGATCGGAATGGTTATCGTGGTGATCGGAATCGCGCTACTACTACAAGGGCTGGAGCTTGGCGTATTCCCGATCGGCGCGACTCTGTCCGACGAGCTAACCCGAAAGGGCAATCTGTTCTTGCTGTTGCTATTTGGTTTCTGCTTAGGTTTCGCGGCGGTGATCGCCGAACCCGCGCTAATCGCCGTGGCGGATCAGGCGCAGACGATCAGCTTTGGGCGCATAAACGCTTTTACGCTTCGCATGGTTATCGCGGTAGCGGTGGGGCTGGTGATGACGATCGGCATTTTGCGTATCGCGCTTGGGCATCTGGTCTCGTGGTATATGATCGGCGGTTACGCGATTATTTCGGTCGTTAGTTTTTTCGCGCCCGACGAGGTTATATCGCTTGCCTACGACAGCGGGGCGGTAACCACAAACGTCGTAACCGTCCCGCTGATCGCCGCGTTTGGCGTGGGGCTCGCGGGCGCTATCAAAGGGCGCGACACCTTAGCCGACGGCTTTGGTTTGGTGGCGATGGCTCTGCTTGCGCCGACGATTAGCCTGCTGTTTTACGGGATTGTCGTTTATAGCGGCGAGCCGAGCGCGGCGATCGAGATCGCAAACCAAGCGGTCGAGACGACGGAAGAGTTTGTCTCGCAAGAGGAGATTGCGACCTTTGCCCTTAGCGCGGCGGCTTTCGAGCTGATTGGAATGTTTAGAGACGTGCTTCCGATTATAGTAACGGCGCTGTTTTTCCAGTTTGCGGTTTTGCGCCGCCCGCTTGCTAGAGCGCACCATGTGGCGGGCGGTTTTTTGATGGTTATATGCGGGTTATACGCTTTTGTGGTCGGTTTGAAGCTAGGGCTTTTTCCGATCGGAACGGCGATGGCAAATCAGCTGATTGTAAGCGAGGTAAACGTTTTTTTCGTCTATCTATTCGCCTTCGCGCTGGGCTTCGCGGCTACAATGGCGGAGCCGGCGCTGGTAGCGGTGGGCAAACAAGCCGAAGAAGCCGCCAAAGGACGGGTAAAAGCTAGTATCATTCGCTTGATGGTCGCGTTGGGCGTGGCGATTGGCATTACGATCGGCGCGCACAGAATACTATGCGGCGATTCTATGAGATGGTTTGTGATTGTCGGATTTACGATTACGGCTTTTTTGTCGCTGGCGACGCCGCGATACATCGTCGCGCTTGCCCTCGATATGGGCGGCGTCGCGTCGAGCGTGATTAGCGTGCCGCTTATTACCGCGCTTGGGATCGGGCTCGCGGAGAATATTGACGGGCGAAGCGCGCTGATCGACGGGTTTGGATTGCTTATTTTTGCCTCGTTCTGCCCCGCGATCACCGTTATGATCTACGCGCTTGCGGTGGAGTGGAGAACAAAACGGATAAAGGAGGGTGAATGAAATTTTCCGCGTTAGTCGCTATTTTAGCCGACGAATTGGAGGAAAAGGCTATCAAGGTCGCCAAAGAGGCGGGCGCGGAGGGCGTAACGATTATGTCCGCGCGCGGTATCGGCGCGATCGAGAAAAAGATATTTTTCGGGCTTACGCACGAAGGGAGTCAATCTGTGCTAATTTTTATTTTGGAGCGCAAACTTTCGGTCGCCGTTCTAAAAAGCATATCCAAAGAGTTAGAGCTTGGCAAACACTCGAAAGGGGTGGTTTTTACGCTGCCGCTAGAGCATATCGCGGGGATCGATCCCGTGCAGATTCAGCGGTTTGAACAACGCATAAAGGACGAGTTATGAAAGAAACTAGCCTTCTAGTTAAGGATATTATGATGCGCGACGTGGTGATGGTTTCGCCGTTTGCGACATTGCGCGAGGCGATGGCGCTTATGAATAAGCATAAGCTCAAAGCTCTCGTGATGGAAAAACGCCACGAACACGACGCTTACGGCATTTTGACCTATACGACGCTTTTGCGTTACATTGTGGCGGAGGAGGGCGATATAGACCTAATTAACGTCTATGACGTAGCCGCTAAACCCGCTATGACGGTTAGCCGAGAGCTTGAGATTAAGCATGTGGCTAGACTGATGGTAAATCAGGGCATTAGACGAATCGTCGTAACGTTAAACAACAAAATCGAGGGCTTGATCACAATGGACGATATTGTCGGCGTTATATTAAAATCCGTCGAAGAGGAGTAACGCTTAACGGCAATCAATCGCCCGCGACGTTTTCGCTTTCGGCGAATGCGCTAAGGCGTTTGTCTGTCGATAGTTAAGCCGCGGCTCGCTTTGAATTTGCCGCGATTGGGCGCTAACGCGGCGTGTTAAATACGCCGCCGATTAGAGCGGGGGAGGGGGATAAGAGCCTTTTAAGCGGCTTAAGCGCATAACTTCTTTAGGCAAACCCGCCGATTACTCGTTTATCGCGTAGAAGGTTTTGCCGCCTTGCGTTTTTGCCGCGATCGCGCCTTCCGCGACAAGCGCGTTTAGCAGCTCTAGCGTCGGCTCGTCAAAAAGCGCCGCGACTTCGGCGACGCTTAACGATCGCCGCTTCAGCAGATCGAGTAACGCGGCGCGATCAAACGAGCGTTTAGCGATCTCGTGCCTCAAAGGAATAAGGCGCGCGTTCAACCCGATCAGCCGATCGGCAAGCAGACGCATCGTTTCAAGCGAGGCGGCTTGAACTTTGTAGGCGCTTGGACGCTCGATAGCGCCTATATCGATCCGATCGGGCTTGATCCTCTCTAAGGCGAGCGCGAGCGCGTCAAAGTTTTCTCGCGTGTCGTTCGCGCCCGCGACTAGCAATATCTCTATCACAAGCTCGCCTCTGTAGCGCGCCCTGAAACTCGCCATGCTCTCTATTATCGCGTTCAGATCGCTAAAAGAGCTTTCGGGGCGATCTACCTTTTTGAACGCCTTGCTTTCCGCCGCGTCCAGCGAGAGCTTTACAATGTCCAGTTTCGCAAGCGCGTCCGCCACGCTTGGAACGCCGATCGCCGCGCCGTTTGAAAGTATCGTCAGCTTCGCGCCGCCCTTAATCGCGTTTAACTCGTCGATTAGCGCGTTTAGATACGGATAGAGCGTCGGCTCGCCGTTCGCGGTGATCGTGAGTTTGTCGGGCGAACAGGTTTTTAGCGCCTCTTTAACCTCGCTCGCGATCTCGCGCCAATCGACGGGGTCGTCAAAAACGGCGATCGGTTTTGCCTTGCTAAGCTCGCAATAGAGGCAGTCGTAGTTGCAACGCTTGCGATCGGGCGAAAGATCGATGCCGAGCGATAAGCCAAAGCGCCTGCTCGCGACGGGACCGAAAACAAATCTCATCGCGCGAAAATCTCATGAACTAAATCAACCAAAAACTTAGCGTTTTCACGCGGAAAATCCGGTTGCATTCCGTGTCCGAGATTAAAGATATAGCCGTTTTCTTTGCCCATTACCCGCGCGATCTCCCTCGCTCCGCTTTCGATCGTCGCTTTGTCGTAAAGTCTCGCGGGCTCCATATTGCCTTGAAGCGCGTAACGATCAAACAAAACGCGCTTAGCGCGCTCGATCGGCGTGTTCCAATCTACGCCAAACACGTCAAAATCGCCGTCGATCGCCTCCAAATAACCGCCCGCGCCTTTGCTAAAAAGTATTACGGGGACATGCCCTCTCTCGGATTTAACGCGCTTTGCAATTTGCTTCATATAGTTCCAACTAAACTCCAAAAACGCGCTTTGCTCCAACGCGCCGCCCCAGCTGTCGAATATCTGAACCGCGTTCGCGCCCGCGTCGATCTGCCGCAATAGATAATCGCAGATCGCCTCGCTTAGTTTATGTAGTAGATTATGCAGTAATTTTGGCGCGCTGTAAGCCATTTTTTTAACGCTCGCGTAGTTTTTGCTCCCGCCGCCCTCGATCATATAGGTAGCCAGCGTCCAAGGACTGCCCGCAAAACCTATTAACGCCTTGTCGGGCGCTAACGCCGCGCGAACCGTTTTTAGCGCGTTATAGACATATTCTAGCCGATCGGCGCAACCGCTTGATAGGCGATCTATATCGTCTTGATTTTTGATAGGATCGGGCAATATGGGTCCGCGGTTTTCGACAAACTCGACCCTCATTCCCATCTCTAGCGGCACGACGAGAATATCGCTAAAGATAATAGCCGCGTCAACGCCTAAAATCTCTATCGGCTGAAGCGTCGCTTCGGCGGCAAGATCGCTTCGGCGGCAGAAGTCGATAAAGTTTTTGGCTTTGGCGCGAGTGGCGCGATACTCGCTTAGATAGCGTCCCGCTTGGCGCATAAGCCATACGGGCGCGGTCGGCGTCGGTTTTTTGAAACAGGCGTCTATAAAGATCAACGAAAGCCTTTACGCGGTGATTTTTTTAAAAATTGTAACATAACCAAACGGCGTATTGCGAATGTAACAAGAACGAGGACGGGTATGACGCGTTGTCGTTTTAGCGTGGCGTTAAGCGCGATCTAGGCGAAGAAACGATAAGAAAACAAACTCCCGAATCAAACTATGCGCTTTGCCTATCAAGATAGCGCTACATCTTATCAGACTCAAGCGGTTTTTCGATGATTATGATATCGCTGTGCCCTCTGTCGCCTTTAGGAACAGACATTCCATAGGGAATTATCAATGTAATTGAGTGCGCCCCGGTAAGACCGTTTGGAAATTCAAATTCAGGGTCTATGAGAATATATCCATTACGAAAACGATCGCAACCGCTATTAGTAGTTGCTTTTTTACAATCTTCCGCTGTGGCTACCTTAAGTTGTCCTTTTTTTACCGCTTCTGCTATAGCCAGCTGCCCGTGTAGCTTAGTTGTCGCGTATTTTTCAGGTTTAAATTTTTCATATGTAATTAATTTTGAGGAGATTCCTCCGATATTAGCATAACCGTTTTGCGAATATATAAAAGCCGAGATAGGTTTTTTAAAAGTTGCGAGCGAAAATTCATTTAACGCGTATTCGGCGGCAGATTCGATATACCTAAAATTGCATTGCGATAAATAAACCCTATCCGTATCAATTCCAGTAACGATTTGCTTATGATACCCGCTGAAAAGAACCGCCGCTATTTTTGTTTTATTTGTCCAAGAGAGATGCCATATTGTCGGTTGATAAGCGCCTAGTAATAAAATTACCGTTTCGTCCGGTAAATTCACGCTTATCTCAACCGAGCCCGCGTTCTTTCCGCTGTCGTCAATCTGCATTAGTAACTCTTTTCCCCCGCTACCAACGGCATATACCGTCGCGTTTTTTGGGATGTTAAACTTTGGAAGGCTACAGGGCGGGATGGGAGTAAATTTTGGGATAGTTCCAAAAACCTCATTCTTATATATTACGGAGGAGTGTCCCCAATCTCCGGCAGGCATAGACATATTGTCCGGCGTTATCAGAACTATAGAATTCGCCCCATATAAAGGGAAGAAAACAAACTCATCGCTTAAAAGGATGTATGGATCGCGAATGTGCCGCAAATATCTTTTATCTTTAATAGAGTCGTTTAACTCTTTATCCGTCGCTTTTCTTATATGTCCCTTTTGCACGGCTTCCGCTAAAGCGGCAACGGCATCCTCTCTATCGCCCGCATAAGCGCATACGCACATAAATAGCGAGATGAATAATAATATTGTTATTTTTAACGCTTTCATAATCTTGCCTCCTATCACAACATGCTGCAGGGCGCCATAATGATTGATTAGCCGCCCTAAGGGTAACAAATTTGTCTTTGCAATTACCTGATATTATATCTTGCAAATTATTAATAAACCGCCCCGTTTGCTCGCTCAAAACTTCGTTTTCGGAGAGCGTTCCCTGCGGGTTATTTTACAACGGCAAATAGCGAAAGCCGAAATTAAGAAAAATTAGGCTATGATCAAGCCATTTCTTATAACGGGGGCGATCGGTGTTTAAGCGTTTATTCGAGGGCTATACTTTTCGGGTTATCCTGCTGGTTTTTTTAGCGCTTATACTGCTGATACCGCTTAATCTAATCATAAACATTGTCGAGGAGCGCGCGGACACGGCGAATTACGCCGAACTCGATATTATGTCCTCGTGGGGCGGCGAATTGACGATGATTGGACCCATAATTTCGCTCGAGGGCGTCAAAAACGAGGACACAATCTCCATAAACGACAAGGGCGAAAGACGAATCGACAGAGTTAGAAAGCCGTTTAATCTGATTATCGCGCCTAAAGATCTGCGGATTGCGAGCGAGCTCAAAACCGAAACGCGCAAACGCGGCATATTTTCAGTTCCGCTGTTTTCCGGAACAATCTCGCTTAAAGGCAGCTTCGATCCGTCGGCGGCGCTCTCGATGATCGCGATCGCGCCCGACGAAAAAATCAACGACGGCGTTAAACTTGTGATTTCGCTAAACGATCTAAAAGGAATCCGCAAAGTAATCAGCGCGAAGCTTGGCGATAAAGAGCTGTTTTTACAACCCTCTAAAAGCAATACTTTTTCGTATCCAGCCAAGGATATTTTCGCGTTTGTCGATACGTTGCCAAAAGGCGAAACGGATTTTGAAATTATTTTAGAAATTCAAGGCGGCAGAAGCGCGCACTTTGCGCCGATCGGACAGAATACCCACGCCGAAATCGCGTCCGACTGGGGTTCGCCGTCGTTTCAAGGCAATTTTTTGCCCGCGAGTTCGACGATCGCGGACGATCGCTTTAGCGCCTCGTGGAATATCCACTATTTAAGCCGCGATATTCCGCTTGCGTGGCGGCAAAACAACGCCGCTTCTATGACGTTTTTTGGCGTCAATTTCTTTCGCGCGATCGATACCTACGCGCTGAACACCCGCGCCGTGAAATACGCGATTTTGATTCTGATTGTGCCGTTTTTGACGCTGTTTTTGCTGGAGATCGTAGTCAAAACGCGCGTTCATCCCGTGCCGTATATGCTTTGCGGGATTGGCAACGCCGTCTTTTATCTGCTACTTTTGTCGCTTTCGGAGCAGATTCCCTTTTTCGCGGCGTATGCCATCGCCGCGTTTGCCGTAACCGCTATGCTGGCGCTATACGCCCGCTCCCTGCTTTCGTCAAAACGCGAAGGTCTGTTTATGGGCGTGGTAGCCGCCGTAGCGTATCTGGTTCTTTACGCGCTACTAAACGCCGAAAGTTACGCGCTACTAATTGGCTCGATTGTAACGTTTTGCGTGATCGCGCTGATTATGTTCTTGACGCGCAAGCTCGATTGGTATGAGCGCCGAAGCGAAAATCAATAAGCCGTCGCCGAATACAAAGAGTATTCGCGAAGCAGAACTTATCGACGCGGGACAAATACGTTGGCTATTATTGGTAAAAGCGACTATTTAAGCGTTTCGCAAATTGCGTTCAAAAGGCTTTTATCGGCAATATCCGTATCTTGCGAAAGCTCCCAAATTATTGTCTTTATACCGTTACGG
This window contains:
- the hemE gene encoding uroporphyrinogen decarboxylase, which gives rise to MIFIDACFKKPTPTAPVWLMRQAGRYLSEYRATRAKAKNFIDFCRRSDLAAEATLQPIEILGVDAAIIFSDILVVPLEMGMRVEFVENRGPILPDPIKNQDDIDRLSSGCADRLEYVYNALKTVRAALAPDKALIGFAGSPWTLATYMIEGGGSKNYASVKKMAYSAPKLLHNLLHKLSEAICDYLLRQIDAGANAVQIFDSWGGALEQSAFLEFSWNYMKQIAKRVKSERGHVPVILFSKGAGGYLEAIDGDFDVFGVDWNTPIERAKRVLFDRYALQGNMEPARLYDKATIESGAREIARVMGKENGYIFNLGHGMQPDFPRENAKFLVDLVHEIFAR
- the creD gene encoding cell envelope integrity protein CreD: MFKRLFEGYTFRVILLVFLALILLIPLNLIINIVEERADTANYAELDIMSSWGGELTMIGPIISLEGVKNEDTISINDKGERRIDRVRKPFNLIIAPKDLRIASELKTETRKRGIFSVPLFSGTISLKGSFDPSAALSMIAIAPDEKINDGVKLVISLNDLKGIRKVISAKLGDKELFLQPSKSNTFSYPAKDIFAFVDTLPKGETDFEIILEIQGGRSAHFAPIGQNTHAEIASDWGSPSFQGNFLPASSTIADDRFSASWNIHYLSRDIPLAWRQNNAASMTFFGVNFFRAIDTYALNTRAVKYAILILIVPFLTLFLLEIVVKTRVHPVPYMLCGIGNAVFYLLLLSLSEQIPFFAAYAIAAFAVTAMLALYARSLLSSKREGLFMGVVAAVAYLVLYALLNAESYALLIGSIVTFCVIALIMFLTRKLDWYERRSENQ